One genomic region from Betaproteobacteria bacterium encodes:
- a CDS encoding oxygen-independent coproporphyrinogen III oxidase-like protein — translation MSVSIMAPGTMSDRPALTVLPPLALYIHIPWCVRKCPYCDFNSHEAKGGSGAIPERQYIDALISDLDHTLPNIWGRRVYTVFFGGGTPSIFSARAIGEILAAVRARVSLDSEAEITMEANPGTFEAEKFRGFREAGVNRLSIGIQSFNEAHLLALGRIHNSNEAHRAIEIAQANFDNINLDLMFALPKQTLKECEEDIDTALSFGTKHLSIYHLTLEPNTLFHRFPPPLPDDDLAADMQAMIESKLGGARYTHYETSAYAKPGRECRHNLNYWRFGDYLGIGAGAHAKISFPDRITREARYKQPQAFMERAALGDAAEETKTISRAELPFEFMLNALRLTEGFSLAMFVERTGLPVTAITAKLDQAEAKGLITRDHVNVKPTDKGRLFLNDLLEMFLP, via the coding sequence ATGTCTGTTTCCATCATGGCGCCGGGCACGATGTCCGACCGTCCTGCGCTGACGGTATTGCCGCCGCTGGCGCTCTATATCCATATTCCCTGGTGCGTGCGCAAGTGCCCGTATTGCGATTTCAACTCGCACGAAGCGAAAGGGGGAAGCGGCGCAATTCCCGAACGCCAATACATCGACGCGCTCATTTCTGATCTCGATCACACGCTGCCGAATATCTGGGGCCGGCGGGTGTACACGGTGTTCTTCGGTGGCGGCACACCGAGCATTTTTTCCGCGCGGGCGATCGGTGAAATTCTCGCCGCGGTGCGCGCCCGCGTCTCGCTCGACAGCGAAGCGGAAATCACCATGGAAGCCAATCCCGGTACGTTTGAGGCAGAAAAGTTTCGCGGCTTCCGCGAGGCAGGCGTGAATCGCTTGTCGATTGGCATCCAGAGTTTTAACGAGGCGCACTTGCTGGCGCTGGGGCGCATTCACAACAGCAACGAGGCACACCGCGCCATCGAGATTGCGCAGGCGAATTTTGACAACATCAATCTCGATCTGATGTTTGCCCTGCCGAAGCAGACGCTGAAGGAGTGCGAAGAAGATATCGATACTGCTCTTTCATTCGGCACCAAGCACTTGTCGATCTACCACCTCACGCTCGAGCCGAACACGCTGTTCCACCGATTTCCACCACCGTTACCTGATGACGATCTGGCCGCGGACATGCAAGCCATGATCGAATCCAAACTGGGTGGCGCGAGATACACGCACTATGAAACATCCGCCTACGCCAAGCCTGGACGGGAATGCCGCCATAACCTGAACTACTGGCGCTTCGGAGATTACCTCGGCATCGGCGCGGGCGCGCACGCCAAGATTTCATTTCCTGACCGCATCACCCGCGAGGCGCGCTACAAGCAACCGCAGGCTTTCATGGAGCGGGCGGCGCTGGGCGACGCCGCGGAGGAAACCAAAACGATTTCCCGCGCTGAGTTGCCGTTTGAATTCATGCTTAACGCCTTGCGCCTGACAGAGGGATTTTCGCTGGCGATGTTCGTCGAGCGCACGGGTTTACCCGTAACCGCAATTACCGCGAAACTGGATCAGGCAGAAGCAAAGGGGCTGATCACGCGGGATCACGTGAACGTGAAACCGACCGACAAGGGGCGATTGTTCCTGAATGACCTGCTGGAAATGTTCCTGCCATAG
- the gap gene encoding type I glyceraldehyde-3-phosphate dehydrogenase yields MTIKVAINGYGRIGRNILRAHYEGNKKHDIQIVAINDLGPVETNAHLTRYDTAHGKFPGTVTVDGDYMVVNGDRIRVLAQRDPAQLPWAELGVDVVMECTGYFATKEKASAHIKGGAKKVIISSPGGKDVDATIVYGVNHSKLTSAMTVISNASCTTNCLAPLVKPLNEKIGLVNGLMTTIHAYTNDQVLTDVMHEDLRRARSATMSMIPTKTGAAAAVGLVMPELNGKLDGYAIRVPTINVSVVDLSFIAARDTTVDEVNAIMKAAAAEPGMKGILAYNSAPLVSIDFNHDPHSSSFDATLTKVSGRLVKVSSWYDNEWGFSNRMLDTTVAWMAAK; encoded by the coding sequence ATGACCATCAAAGTCGCCATCAATGGCTATGGCCGTATCGGCCGCAATATTCTCCGTGCCCACTATGAGGGCAACAAGAAACATGACATCCAGATCGTCGCCATCAACGACCTGGGTCCGGTGGAAACCAATGCCCACCTCACACGCTACGATACCGCACACGGCAAGTTCCCCGGAACGGTCACCGTTGACGGCGATTACATGGTCGTCAATGGCGACCGCATTCGCGTGCTGGCCCAGCGCGACCCGGCCCAATTACCCTGGGCAGAACTGGGTGTGGATGTCGTCATGGAATGCACCGGCTACTTTGCGACCAAGGAAAAGGCCTCCGCGCACATCAAAGGCGGGGCGAAAAAAGTCATTATCTCCTCGCCCGGCGGCAAGGATGTAGACGCCACCATCGTCTACGGCGTCAATCACAGCAAGCTGACATCGGCGATGACGGTCATTTCCAACGCTAGCTGCACGACCAATTGCCTCGCGCCGCTGGTGAAGCCGCTGAACGAAAAGATCGGTCTGGTCAACGGTCTCATGACCACCATCCACGCTTACACCAATGATCAAGTCCTCACTGACGTGATGCACGAAGATCTGCGTCGCGCACGCTCCGCGACCATGTCGATGATCCCGACCAAGACCGGCGCTGCGGCGGCAGTGGGCCTGGTGATGCCGGAATTGAATGGCAAGCTCGACGGCTATGCGATCCGCGTGCCGACCATCAACGTATCGGTTGTCGATCTTTCCTTTATCGCCGCGCGCGACACAACGGTCGATGAAGTCAATGCAATCATGAAAGCCGCCGCCGCTGAACCCGGCATGAAGGGCATCCTTGCCTATAACTCGGCTCCGCTGGTGTCGATCGATTTCAATCATGACCCACATTCGTCTTCTTTCGATGCAACACTGACCAAGGTGTCTGGCCGCCTCGTGAAAGTCAGCAGCTGGTATGACAATGAGTGGGGCTTTTCAAATCGCATGCTGGACACGACGGTCGCCTGGATGGCGGCAAAGTAA
- a CDS encoding EAL domain-containing protein encodes MIATPISSSAVRAVLLRYDILDTPPEPAFDDLAQRAAEVFGATMAGISFFDTGDVNAARSMSSSDGLGRGAWREWFKSRVNFPVDSMARELSFFLPSASATEHRLRIFVVPDAFADKRFRDHPLVSGPPHICFYAGAAIISKEGAIIGALSVFDTVAREAVPRELEALINLAELTRARLEARAERRLEMRHERQLGGQPGQVKPVPVAPPHSTFIKPVPVPSENTAAQQHIEQSTQKVLRLEQLLEDEIASRKATEDRLRDEKDFSDATIQSLPGAFFMFDADGKMLRWNANFAAITGFCDDDMQQKHALDFVAEKNRTAVADAIRRIFDTGSEVVIEADIRGKSGDETPYSFHGLALDIGGRRMCLGVGRDITERIRAEREVARAKERLDLALAGSNLAIWDWDLTANEVHFSQDWEALLGAKPADEPGTIFSGEEVLAWNHPDDKERFREALTQTARGETTDFLCEYRVPDPHGEWVWMQSKGKVAERAESGLALRMTGTTANITKRKLAEDRVEFLATRDPLTGLPNRMLLNDRLEQGVANAARKKSRLAFMFIDLDRFKTINDSLGHDVGDELLKRVAARLTACIRATDTVARQGGDEFAVILENLPIAESADAQEGAQNVADKMIASMAAPIMINGQHLNTSCSIGISVFPVDGQDPQTLMKHADVAMYDAKAKGRNNYQFFSHEMNARAQERLSIENFLRLALRRDELQLYYQPRVSFLTGHVTGVEALIRWQHPRRGLITPDKFIGVAEDSGLIVPMGEWVIEHAFKQIAEWRERSGRDLKLAVNLSVGQMYDGDRLIRAITASATAANLDPTVVELELTESMLLKNMDETAELLTRLGKLGVGLAIDDFGTGYSSLSYLKQLPVDSIKVDSSFVRDIGTDPNDEAIIRAIIAMTHSLKLNVVAEGVEREDQYRVLRDLECDEYQGYFFSKPLPAAEFEAEFLDLQ; translated from the coding sequence ATGATCGCGACGCCTATTTCCAGCAGTGCCGTACGCGCGGTGCTATTGCGCTATGACATTCTCGATACGCCGCCCGAGCCGGCGTTTGATGATCTCGCGCAGCGCGCGGCCGAGGTGTTTGGCGCGACCATGGCGGGAATATCATTCTTCGACACCGGGGATGTGAATGCCGCCCGCTCGATGTCGTCGTCCGATGGGCTCGGGCGCGGCGCATGGCGAGAATGGTTCAAGTCGCGGGTGAATTTTCCGGTCGATTCAATGGCGCGCGAGCTTAGCTTTTTCCTGCCGAGCGCATCCGCGACGGAACATCGATTGCGCATTTTTGTGGTGCCGGATGCATTCGCCGATAAACGCTTTCGCGATCATCCGCTGGTTTCCGGTCCGCCACATATTTGCTTCTACGCTGGTGCGGCGATCATTTCCAAAGAAGGCGCGATAATCGGCGCGCTGTCGGTGTTTGACACGGTCGCGCGCGAAGCGGTGCCCCGCGAACTGGAAGCGCTGATCAACCTGGCGGAGCTGACCCGTGCCCGGCTCGAAGCGCGAGCCGAACGCCGCCTGGAAATGCGCCACGAGCGTCAACTAGGTGGCCAGCCTGGTCAAGTAAAGCCGGTGCCGGTGGCGCCCCCGCATTCAACTTTTATCAAGCCTGTTCCGGTGCCAAGCGAGAATACTGCCGCTCAACAACACATCGAACAATCAACACAGAAAGTCCTGCGGCTCGAGCAGTTGCTGGAAGATGAGATCGCCAGCCGCAAAGCCACCGAGGACCGGTTGCGCGATGAAAAGGATTTTTCGGACGCGACCATTCAGAGCCTCCCGGGTGCGTTTTTCATGTTCGATGCCGATGGAAAAATGTTGCGCTGGAACGCGAACTTTGCCGCCATTACTGGTTTCTGCGACGACGATATGCAGCAAAAACACGCGCTGGATTTTGTTGCCGAGAAGAATCGCACCGCCGTCGCCGATGCGATCAGGCGCATCTTTGACACCGGTAGCGAAGTCGTGATCGAGGCAGATATTCGCGGCAAATCCGGTGACGAAACACCCTATTCATTTCACGGTCTCGCGCTGGATATCGGTGGTCGGCGTATGTGCCTCGGTGTTGGTCGGGACATTACCGAGCGTATCCGCGCCGAACGCGAAGTCGCACGCGCCAAGGAGCGGCTAGACCTGGCGCTGGCGGGCTCCAATCTTGCCATCTGGGACTGGGACTTGACGGCTAACGAGGTGCATTTCAGTCAAGACTGGGAAGCGCTGCTGGGCGCCAAACCGGCCGACGAACCGGGAACGATTTTCAGCGGCGAAGAAGTACTGGCCTGGAATCACCCGGACGATAAAGAGCGCTTTCGTGAGGCGCTCACGCAGACCGCCAGAGGCGAGACTACCGACTTTCTGTGCGAGTATCGGGTGCCAGACCCGCACGGTGAATGGGTATGGATGCAATCCAAGGGCAAGGTGGCCGAGCGCGCAGAAAGCGGCCTCGCACTGCGCATGACCGGCACCACCGCCAACATCACCAAGCGCAAGCTCGCCGAAGATCGCGTTGAATTTCTCGCCACACGCGATCCCCTCACCGGATTGCCCAACCGCATGCTGCTGAATGACCGCCTCGAACAAGGCGTGGCGAACGCGGCGCGCAAGAAATCCCGCTTGGCCTTCATGTTCATTGACCTGGATCGTTTCAAGACCATCAACGACTCGCTGGGCCACGATGTCGGCGATGAACTGCTGAAGCGCGTTGCCGCGCGCCTTACAGCGTGCATTCGCGCCACCGATACCGTCGCACGCCAGGGCGGCGATGAATTCGCCGTGATCCTTGAGAACCTGCCGATTGCTGAAAGCGCCGATGCGCAGGAAGGCGCGCAAAACGTGGCCGACAAAATGATTGCGTCCATGGCCGCGCCGATCATGATTAACGGCCAGCATCTCAATACGTCCTGTTCGATCGGCATCAGCGTCTTTCCCGTCGACGGTCAGGACCCGCAGACACTGATGAAACACGCAGACGTGGCGATGTACGATGCGAAAGCCAAGGGCCGCAATAACTACCAGTTCTTCTCGCACGAAATGAACGCCCGCGCGCAGGAGCGGCTGTCGATCGAAAATTTCTTGCGCCTTGCCTTGCGTCGCGACGAGCTGCAGTTGTATTACCAGCCGCGCGTGTCGTTTCTCACCGGCCACGTCACCGGCGTGGAAGCGCTGATTCGCTGGCAGCATCCGCGCCGCGGGCTCATCACGCCCGACAAATTCATCGGTGTCGCCGAGGATTCCGGGCTAATCGTGCCGATGGGCGAATGGGTCATCGAACACGCGTTCAAGCAAATTGCCGAATGGCGCGAACGCAGTGGCCGCGATCTTAAACTCGCGGTCAATCTCTCGGTTGGCCAAATGTACGACGGCGACCGCCTGATTCGCGCCATCACCGCCAGCGCCACAGCCGCCAACCTCGACCCGACTGTGGTGGAGCTGGAGCTGACCGAAAGCATGCTGCTGAAAAACATGGACGAGACGGCGGAACTGCTGACGCGCTTGGGTAAGCTGGGCGTTGGGCTTGCGATCGACGATTTCGGCACCGGCTATTCCTCGCTCTCCTACCTGAAGCAACTGCCGGTCGATTCGATCAAGGTCGATTCATCTTTCGTGCGCGATATCGGCACCGACCCCAATGACGAAGCCATCATCCGCGCCATCATCGCCATGACCCATAGTCTGAAACTAAACGTGGTCGCGGAGGGTGTTGAACGCGAAGACCAGTACCGCGTGCTGCGCGATCTGGAGTGCGATGAATATCAGGGGTATTTCTTCTCGAAGCCGCTGCCTGCGGCGGAGTTCGAGGCGGAGTTTCTGGATTTGCAGTAG
- a CDS encoding phosphoglycerate kinase produces MNFLRLTDLDLKNKRLFIRADLNVPQDDSGNITDDTRIRASIPAIKLALERGAAVMVTSHLGRPTEGEFKAEDSLAPIAKRMSELLGCPVPLVANWVDGVDVTPGHVVLLENCRVNKGEKKNNDELAQRMAKLCDIYANDAFGTAHRAEATTHGIAKYAKVACAGPLLAAELDALGAALKTPKRPMVAIVAGSKVSSKLTILKALADKVDQLVVGGGIANTFLLAKEFPIGRSLAEVDLVNEAKTIIDMMAARGAAVPIPVDVVCGKEFSATTPAVTKRVEDVAADDMIFDIGPKTAQTLAEIIKRAGTIVWNGPVGVFEFDQFGHGTETLARAIADSPAFSIAGGGDTLAAIAKYGIADKVSYISTGGGAFLEFLEGKTLPAVEILEQRASA; encoded by the coding sequence ATGAACTTTCTCCGCCTGACTGATCTCGACCTCAAGAACAAACGCCTGTTCATTCGTGCCGACCTGAATGTTCCGCAGGACGACAGCGGCAATATCACCGACGACACCCGTATCCGCGCATCGATTCCGGCGATCAAGCTCGCGCTGGAGCGCGGCGCGGCGGTAATGGTGACGTCACACCTTGGCCGTCCCACCGAGGGCGAATTCAAGGCGGAAGATTCGCTGGCGCCAATTGCCAAACGCATGAGTGAATTGCTGGGATGCCCGGTGCCGCTGGTGGCCAACTGGGTGGATGGCGTTGACGTGACGCCCGGCCATGTCGTGCTGCTGGAAAACTGCCGCGTCAACAAAGGCGAGAAGAAAAACAACGACGAGCTTGCGCAAAGAATGGCGAAGCTGTGTGATATCTACGCGAACGACGCCTTTGGTACCGCGCACCGCGCGGAAGCCACCACTCACGGTATTGCCAAGTACGCCAAGGTGGCGTGTGCGGGGCCGTTGCTGGCGGCTGAGCTGGATGCGCTGGGCGCCGCGTTGAAGACGCCGAAGCGACCGATGGTGGCGATCGTCGCCGGCTCAAAGGTGTCGAGCAAACTGACCATCCTCAAAGCGCTCGCCGACAAAGTTGATCAGCTGGTCGTGGGTGGCGGGATCGCCAATACTTTTTTGCTTGCCAAGGAATTTCCCATCGGTCGGTCGCTCGCCGAAGTGGATCTGGTCAACGAAGCCAAGACGATCATCGACATGATGGCCGCACGCGGTGCGGCGGTGCCGATTCCCGTCGATGTCGTGTGTGGCAAGGAATTCTCAGCCACCACCCCCGCCGTCACCAAGCGCGTTGAAGACGTGGCCGCCGATGACATGATTTTCGATATCGGCCCCAAGACCGCCCAGACACTCGCCGAGATCATCAAGCGAGCCGGTACCATCGTCTGGAATGGACCGGTGGGCGTGTTCGAATTCGACCAGTTCGGCCACGGCACGGAAACATTGGCGCGCGCCATCGCCGATTCCCCGGCATTCTCAATTGCTGGCGGTGGCGATACTCTGGCGGCGATCGCCAAGTACGGCATCGCGGACAAGGTGTCGTATATCTCGACCGGTGGCGGCGCGTTTCTTGAATTTCTCGAAGGCAAGACATTGCCAGCGGTGGAAATACTGGAGCAACGCGCTTCCGCGTAG
- the pyk gene encoding pyruvate kinase, whose protein sequence is MQRATKIVATLGPSTSSPEVLERLIAAGVDVVRMNFSHGTVDDHQDRAALIREIAARHGKQIGILADLQGPKIRVGKFTDNKIMLKAGDKFILDADCELGDQNRVGIDYKELPRDVKAGDLLLLNDGLLVFEVIIVKKNEIHCLVKQGGVLSNNKGINRKGGGLTAPPLTSKDMEDIKTAVALKADFLAVSFPKSGADMYMARELMRAAGGNAMLIAKIERTEAVTNDALRDIMKACDGIMVARGDLAVEVGDAAVPALQKRMIRMARELNKLTITATQMMESMVSSPIPTRAEVSDVANAVLDGTDAVMLSAETASGQFPVETVEAMARICVEAEKSADVKLDREFLDRVFTRVDQSIAMAALFTAHHLKVKCIASLTQSGSTALWMSRLNSGVPIYALTPEAGTLTKTSLMRDVRPITMIYDGHDREQLMSIAEQCLLDNGVAAIGDIVVITMGEPIGQSGGTNTMKIVTLGEHRRA, encoded by the coding sequence ATGCAACGTGCCACAAAAATTGTAGCCACCCTTGGGCCATCCACTTCTTCTCCTGAAGTACTCGAGCGGCTGATTGCCGCCGGTGTCGATGTAGTGCGCATGAATTTTTCGCACGGTACCGTCGACGATCACCAGGATCGCGCTGCGCTGATCCGGGAAATTGCTGCTCGGCACGGAAAGCAGATCGGTATTCTTGCCGACTTGCAGGGCCCGAAGATTCGCGTCGGAAAATTCACCGACAACAAGATCATGTTGAAAGCGGGCGACAAGTTCATCCTCGACGCGGATTGCGAACTTGGCGACCAGAACCGCGTTGGTATTGACTACAAGGAATTGCCGCGCGACGTAAAGGCGGGCGACCTGTTATTGCTTAACGACGGCCTGCTGGTGTTCGAGGTCATCATTGTCAAGAAGAACGAAATTCATTGCCTGGTGAAGCAGGGTGGCGTGTTGTCGAACAACAAGGGCATCAACCGCAAGGGCGGTGGACTCACCGCGCCGCCGCTGACCTCGAAGGATATGGAAGATATCAAGACGGCCGTTGCGCTGAAGGCCGATTTTCTCGCGGTGTCGTTTCCGAAAAGTGGCGCGGATATGTACATGGCGCGCGAGTTGATGCGGGCGGCCGGCGGCAATGCCATGCTGATCGCAAAAATCGAGCGCACCGAAGCCGTGACCAACGACGCGCTGCGCGACATCATGAAAGCCTGCGACGGCATCATGGTCGCGCGCGGCGACCTCGCCGTGGAAGTGGGTGATGCCGCGGTACCAGCGCTGCAAAAACGCATGATCCGCATGGCTCGGGAATTGAACAAGCTCACCATCACCGCCACGCAGATGATGGAGTCGATGGTGTCCTCGCCGATCCCGACACGGGCGGAAGTCTCCGATGTGGCTAACGCCGTGCTGGACGGCACCGACGCCGTGATGCTTTCCGCGGAAACGGCCTCGGGCCAATTTCCCGTGGAAACCGTCGAAGCAATGGCTCGTATCTGTGTGGAAGCCGAAAAGAGTGCGGACGTGAAACTCGACCGCGAGTTTCTTGATCGCGTGTTCACGCGCGTGGATCAGTCGATCGCCATGGCAGCATTGTTTACCGCGCATCACCTCAAGGTGAAATGCATTGCCTCGCTCACCCAATCGGGCTCGACCGCACTGTGGATGTCGCGCCTTAATTCCGGCGTGCCTATTTACGCGCTGACACCGGAAGCGGGAACCTTGACCAAGACCTCGTTGATGCGCGACGTTCGGCCGATTACGATGATCTACGACGGACACGATCGCGAGCAATTGATGAGCATTGCCGAGCAATGCTTGCTCGACAATGGCGTTGCTGCGATAGGCGACATCGTTGTGATCACCATGGGTGAACCCATCGGCCAATCCGGCGGCACCAATACGATGAAGATCGTGACGCTTGGCGAGCATCGCCGGGCGTGA
- the rdgB gene encoding RdgB/HAM1 family non-canonical purine NTP pyrophosphatase: MNKIIIASNNPGKLREFAALLQTFDFEAVPQATLGVSEAEEPHATFVENALAKARHASRATGLPALADDSGICALALHGAPGVYSARFAGEPKSDQRNNEKLVAELQSHADRRAFYYCALVLVMHADDPHPLIADGEWYGEVIDTPRGAGGFGYDPYFFLPEYGLTAAELSPDIKNRISHRGKAMQALAEKLRTRR, encoded by the coding sequence ATGAACAAAATAATCATTGCGAGCAACAATCCCGGCAAATTGCGCGAATTCGCCGCGCTGCTGCAAACGTTTGATTTCGAGGCGGTCCCACAGGCAACGCTTGGCGTCTCGGAGGCTGAGGAACCCCACGCCACTTTTGTCGAGAACGCGCTGGCGAAAGCGCGCCATGCCTCCCGGGCAACGGGCTTGCCGGCGCTGGCCGACGACTCCGGCATCTGCGCACTCGCACTGCACGGCGCTCCCGGGGTCTATTCGGCGCGCTTTGCGGGCGAACCAAAATCCGATCAACGCAACAATGAAAAACTTGTCGCGGAACTTCAGTCACATGCCGACCGCCGTGCATTCTATTACTGCGCGCTGGTGCTGGTCATGCACGCAGACGATCCGCACCCGCTTATCGCAGATGGTGAATGGTACGGAGAAGTGATCGACACACCGCGCGGCGCGGGCGGTTTCGGCTATGACCCGTATTTTTTCTTGCCGGAATACGGCCTAACCGCGGCGGAGCTGTCGCCTGACATCAAGAACCGAATCAGCCATCGCGGCAAGGCCATGCAGGCGCTTGCCGAAAAATTGCGAACGCGGCGCTGA
- a CDS encoding glutaredoxin family protein → MRISTFAIFLLACVTGTADAQLYKWVDSDGKVTYSDVPPPKDAKDVRQKAYGDNVTPSDDLPYSVMDAIKRNPVTLFANACGEPCDKARALLSARGIPFTDRNPETDQAAMDALKEAAGGLSVPTLTIGGRVIKGFADSEWHDALSSAGYPRTNPGVRAKPPAPVIPVKPAASAAPAAAN, encoded by the coding sequence ATGCGTATATCCACATTCGCCATTTTTCTGCTGGCCTGCGTAACCGGCACGGCCGATGCACAGCTCTACAAATGGGTCGACAGCGACGGCAAGGTGACCTACTCGGATGTGCCGCCCCCGAAGGACGCCAAGGACGTGCGGCAAAAGGCATATGGTGACAACGTCACACCCTCGGACGACTTGCCATATAGCGTCATGGATGCCATCAAACGCAATCCTGTGACGTTGTTTGCCAACGCCTGCGGAGAGCCATGCGACAAGGCGCGCGCCCTGTTGAGCGCCCGCGGCATTCCCTTTACGGATCGCAACCCCGAGACCGATCAGGCAGCAATGGATGCCCTGAAGGAAGCTGCCGGCGGACTATCGGTGCCGACCCTTACCATTGGCGGACGGGTGATAAAGGGATTCGCTGACAGCGAATGGCATGACGCGTTGTCCAGCGCGGGCTATCCACGTACTAATCCAGGCGTTCGCGCAAAGCCGCCAGCGCCTGTCATACCTGTCAAGCCTGCCGCATCGGCCGCCCCGGCTGCAGCGAACTAG
- a CDS encoding M3 family metallopeptidase, which produces MNVPASPLSANPLLNFSGLPHFESVTAAHVRPAVDQLIAECRAVLATLANSAQVPTWENFVTPLDDATERMARAWNVVSHLNAVVNSPALRDAYNGALPAVTQFWSALSQDERLFAKYKQLRAGAAWANLSDARKQSLENELRDFRLGGADLSVDKKARFQAVQEELSTLMSSFNDNVLDATNAYSHFVEDETELAGLPEDVKSVAREAAKKDGKPGWKLTLHAPCYLPVMQYTEFRPLRERLYRAYSTRASELGADSKWDNTHIIKRILALRAEKAALLGYKNYADLSLATKMADTPHDVIVFLEDMAAKSKPFAENDWAELCAFARAELKLNEVEAWDVAWISEKLRQQRYAFSDDEVKRYFPEPRVLAGLFRVIETLYGLAVTPAIAETWHADVRFFDLRDRQGNLVGQFFLDLYAREAKRGGAWMDDAINRRRKHGALQLPVAYLTCNFSPSLEGRPAQFTHDEVITLFHEFGHGLHQLLTEVEELGVSGINGVEWDAVELPSQFMENFCWEWDVLKHMTQHVGSGEPLPRELFDKMIAAKNFQAGMQFVRQLEFALFDMRLHAGFDPVKDDLLALVDEVRSAVAVVKYPPFNRSPHAFAHIFGGGYAAGYYSYKWAEVLSADAYAAFEETGVLNAETGARFRREVLARGGSRPALDSFAAFRGRKPDMEPLLRHNGMKLAA; this is translated from the coding sequence ATGAATGTTCCTGCGTCGCCACTTTCGGCCAATCCGTTGCTGAATTTTTCCGGCCTGCCGCATTTCGAATCGGTCACGGCTGCGCATGTCCGGCCTGCCGTCGATCAGTTGATTGCTGAATGCCGGGCGGTCCTGGCGACGCTGGCGAATTCTGCGCAAGTGCCTACCTGGGAAAACTTCGTCACGCCACTTGACGACGCGACCGAGCGAATGGCGCGCGCCTGGAACGTCGTGAGTCACTTGAATGCAGTGGTGAATTCCCCCGCGTTGCGTGATGCCTATAACGGCGCCCTGCCTGCGGTGACGCAATTCTGGAGCGCGCTTTCTCAGGACGAACGCCTGTTTGCCAAATACAAGCAGCTACGCGCGGGTGCGGCCTGGGCGAACCTCAGCGACGCACGGAAACAATCGCTGGAGAACGAGTTGCGCGACTTTCGCTTGGGCGGCGCCGACCTGTCGGTTGACAAAAAGGCACGTTTTCAGGCCGTGCAGGAAGAACTGTCGACCTTGATGTCCTCTTTCAACGACAACGTGCTTGATGCCACCAATGCCTATAGCCATTTCGTGGAAGACGAGACCGAGTTGGCCGGCCTGCCGGAAGATGTGAAAAGCGTTGCACGCGAGGCGGCGAAGAAAGACGGCAAGCCAGGCTGGAAGCTCACGCTGCACGCACCTTGTTACCTGCCAGTCATGCAGTACACCGAATTCCGTCCTTTGCGCGAGCGCCTGTATCGCGCGTACTCGACGCGTGCATCGGAGCTGGGAGCGGATTCGAAGTGGGATAACACGCACATCATCAAGCGGATTCTTGCGCTGCGCGCCGAGAAAGCAGCGCTGCTGGGCTACAAGAATTATGCTGACTTGTCGCTTGCCACCAAGATGGCCGATACGCCGCACGACGTCATCGTCTTTCTTGAAGACATGGCCGCCAAATCCAAACCGTTCGCGGAAAATGACTGGGCCGAATTGTGTGCCTTCGCGCGCGCGGAATTGAAGCTCAACGAAGTGGAAGCGTGGGATGTCGCCTGGATTTCAGAAAAGCTGCGTCAGCAGCGTTATGCGTTTTCGGACGATGAGGTGAAGCGGTATTTTCCTGAGCCGCGGGTGCTCGCGGGTTTGTTCCGCGTCATTGAAACCCTCTACGGTCTGGCTGTCACGCCGGCGATCGCGGAAACCTGGCACGCCGATGTGCGTTTTTTTGATTTGCGCGACAGGCAGGGAAATCTGGTGGGGCAGTTCTTCCTGGACTTGTACGCGCGAGAGGCGAAACGCGGCGGCGCGTGGATGGATGACGCCATCAACCGCCGCCGCAAACATGGCGCCCTGCAACTTCCGGTAGCCTACCTCACGTGCAATTTTTCCCCGTCGCTTGAAGGCAGGCCTGCACAATTCACCCACGATGAAGTGATCACGCTGTTTCACGAATTTGGTCACGGCCTGCATCAGTTGTTGACAGAAGTCGAGGAGCTTGGCGTATCGGGGATCAACGGTGTGGAATGGGATGCGGTCGAGTTGCCAAGCCAGTTCATGGAGAACTTCTGTTGGGAATGGGACGTGCTGAAGCACATGACCCAGCACGTCGGCAGCGGAGAACCATTGCCTCGGGAACTGTTCGACAAAATGATCGCCGCGAAGAATTTTCAGGCGGGAATGCAGTTCGTGCGGCAACTTGAATTTGCCTTGTTCGATATGCGACTCCATGCCGGTTTTGACCCTGTGAAGGATGATTTGCTGGCACTGGTAGACGAGGTACGAAGTGCCGTCGCGGTGGTGAAATATCCACCATTCAACCGCTCGCCGCATGCGTTTGCGCATATTTTTGGTGGCGGCTATGCGGCCGGCTATTACAGCTACAAGTGGGCAGAGGTGTTGTCGGCCGATGCGTATGCGGCGTTCGAGGAAACTGGTGTGTTGAATGCCGAAACCGGTGCGCGCTTCCGGCGCGAGGTTCTGGCGCGCGGCGGCAGCCGTCCGGCACTGGATTCATTCGCCGCCTTCCGCGGGCGCAAACCGGACATGGAGCCGCTGTTGCGCCATAATGGAATGAAGCTTGCGGCTTGA